The following nucleotide sequence is from Triticum dicoccoides isolate Atlit2015 ecotype Zavitan chromosome 7B, WEW_v2.0, whole genome shotgun sequence.
atcattccggactcgatccttcctcgtgtggccacacatccatctcaacatacgcatctccgccacacctaactgttgaacatgtcgccttttagtcggccaacactcagcgccatacaacattgcgggtcgaaccgccgtcctgtagaacttgccttttagcttttgtggcactctcttgtcacagagaatgccagaagcttggcgccacttcatccatccggctttgatccgatggttcacatcttcatcaatacccccatcctcctgcagcattgaccccaaataccgaaaggtgtccttctgaggtaccacctgaccatcaaggctaacttcctcctcctcacacctagtagtactgaaaccgcacatcatgtactcggttttagtcctactaagcctaaaccctttcgattccaaggtttgtctccataactccaacttcctatttacccccgcccgactatcgtcaactagcaccacatcatccgcaaagagcatacaccatgggatatctccttgtatatcccttgtgacctcttccatcaccaatgcaaaaagataagggctcaaagctgacccctgatgcagtcctatcttaatcgggaagtcatcagtgtcgacatcacttgttcgaacacttgtcacaacattatcgtacatgtccttgatgagggtaatgtactttgctgggactttgtgtttctccaaggcccaccacatgacattccgcggtatcttatcataggccttctccaagtcaatgaacaccatatgcaagtccttcttttgctccctatatctctccataagctgtcgtaccaagaaaatggcttccatggtcgacctcccaggcatgaaaccaaactggtttttggtcacgcttgtcattcttcttaagcggtgctcaatgactctctcccatagcttcattgtatggctcatcagcttaattccacggtaattagtacaacgacatcccccttgttcttgaagattggtactaatatactccgtctccattcttctggcatcttgtttgcccgaaaaatgaggttgaaaagcttggttagccatactatcgctatgtccccgagacctttccacacctcaatggggatacaatccgggcccatcgccttgcctcccttcatcctttttaaagcctccttgacctcagactcctggattcgacgcacaaaacgcatgctggtctcatcaaaagagtcgtctagttcaatggtagagctttcgttctccccattgaacagcttgtcgaaatactcccgccatctatgcttaatctcctcatccttcaccaagagttggcctgctctgtccttgatgcatttgacttggccaatatccctcgtcttcctctctcggatcttggccatcttatagatgtccctttcgccttccttcgtgcctaaccgttggtagaggtccggtagaggtcctcatacgcccgaccccttgcttcaccaacagctcgctttgcggccttattcgccatcttgtacttctctatgttgtgtgcactcctatccaggtataggcgtctgaagcaatctttcttctctttaatcgccttctggacatcatcattccaccaccaggtatccttatcttcgcttctccttcccctggacactccaaactcctctgaggccaccttacgaatgcaagtcgccatcttcatccacacattgtccgcatcccctccttcctaatAAAAATAAATTACAGTTAAAAGAATGCCGTTTTTAACAAAATGAGCAGGGTGAACTACATAGGTATGCTGCAATTTCCCAAAACATATATTGTCAACATAAAATCTAATGGAAAAATTAACTTATTATGACTAACATGCATGAGTTGATCTGATAGCGCTGCACGTATAGAGTAATGCAAAAAACTGCAATTTATGACTTGCATGCACGACTAGCTTATGTGGCATGGTTGCATATCTTGACAAAATAGGTAGTGGGTTGTAGCTATTTATAGGAATAGTATAGAAGATGACTTGCATGCATgacttgcttatgtggcatggtTGCCTGGCTGGAAAAAATAGGTAGTGGGCTGtacctatttaggaatagaagattccTATATCTATACTAAAAATCCCTTTGGTGTATAAGTTTAAGTCTTGTGAAATGATCTAAGGTTACACATTGCTGTGCAAGGTCAGTCTAGGAGGTACAGTTCTTCATAGACCGAGTCTGAAAGATGAAAGCAGCACTTTCACTTTTAGTTGATTTATTATGAAATTCTCACTCTATTTCTAGTTTTCAATTATTCGTAAATACTCTTAACCTCTCCTACAGCCTTTCATTTTCTTCCAAATAGCAAGAATGGGAATGTTATTAATTCTGTTGTAACTTGAGCCTGTGCAGCAAACTGACCTACATATTGTTGAGCATGTTATTCTCAATAAATTGTGGTAGGTAATGATCTTTAGACCTCTTTAAATTACTTTGGTGTTAATAGAGCAACTAAATTACTCCACTTGATTGATTCACTCGGTTGCTTTAGCTTATAAGGTACTCTCTACACGGATTATTTCTAATTGCTTTAAAACCGTGTCACCATTTTTGTCTAGATACAATATTGATTTGTTACCCTTGCTGTCTTCCATGCCTGTGTTTTCTTTGCTATTTTGAGCTTATCGTGACAACTCTTTAAAGGCTAAAGTAAAAGAATTACTTGATTACTAATGAATGAATATCTCCGACAGTGCTTTTGTAAGCTTGCAAGATCTCCAGCTATTTACAGAAGAGGTGAAGAATGACTTGGTAAATCAAGCTCGAGAGAAAAGATTTCCGAAAAGACATGCGAAAGGTCTTGAAGAAGCCTTGGTGGAGATATGCAAGGCCTATGACGAGCTGCCAAAATCATCTGAAACTGCCAATGATGTGTTGCCTGATCGAACTCTTGATATGAGTGAAAAACCTACAGAATCCCTTGTAAAGCCACCTGATAATGGTGAGACTCCAAGAGTGGATCAAATGGAAGTTGATAGTTCTGTGGACAACTTGAATACTTTAAGGCACGGTTCAGGAACCGAGGAGAATGTGAAAGATGGTGGTCATGACAGAAAGGATATTGTTCCAGCAGTTATTAATAGGAAAAAACCTGTAGAAAAGGATTCTGACCATCCCAAGAAAAAGAAGCCTGTCACATCGAAGTCAGCTACCAACATGCACCTTGAACAAATGGAAGTTGATAGTTCTGTGGACAACTTGAATAATTTAAGGCACGGTTCAGGAACTGAGGAGAACGTGAAAGATGGTGGTCATGACAGAAAGGATACTTTTCCAACAGTTACTAATAGGAAAAAATCTGTAGAAAAGAATTCTGACCATCCCAAGAAAAAGAAGCCTGTCACATCGAAGTCAGCTATCAACATGCACCTTGAACAAGCACGCTCACCAACCTCTCTGTTCTCAGGAAGAGAGACTGAAGACCAGAAAGTTGGGAAAGAGGGCCATCCAACTGAAGGTATGCTTTTGGACCCTACTGTAGAGATAGTTTGTGCCCTTGAAGTGCCAAAGAAAGAAAAACCCAAGATGCAGTTGAAGACTGCTGACAGGGAGGAAAACAAGCATGTCGATGGCACTGGTATTTCTGGGAGGACTACTCCTGAGGCTCTACCTGGTACTGTACCAACCAATAGTGCTGACAAAGAGAGCGGAGGATTTAAAAAGCTGAAACCGATGAAACAATCACTTATGGACAAATCACAGAGAAGGTGCCCTGACAAAGTAATGCTTGACAAGCCTAACAAGCAGTTGACTGTAAAATCACCTGTTGTCTTGTCTTCCAATAAGAAATCTCTACCTGGTAGTGGTCAGCGCAAGCCGGAGGGTAGCACTGATATGCGTCCGGCAAAGAGGCCAAAACTAGTAGACAGAGCCAATGAAACAGTTAAGACAGGGGCAAAGAGTGAACTTAGGTTACCTGTTGATAATGGAAAGGATAATTCTGTGAAAAATGAGAAATCCACTTCCGTGGGAGCCAGAAACAACACATTTCCCGAGACTGTAACCACTGATGGTAGGACACGGAAATCAGGTGTAGTTGTATCACCCCTACCAAGGCCGCATTCTGAGCGAATGGAACAGGCACCTGGTTCTGCAACCAAGTTAACTGGTTTTGATACTGCTAAGAAGGGCTCCAGCATGAGGGAGGATGGCCCACGTGTTGGTAGGCCATTGGCACAACCCAGGAGAAGAGCATGTCGtttcgatgatgatgaggaggaagaacAACGTACCCCACCTCATAAAACTGTGGCCAAATCAATCTCCACTCATGTAACCCCAACAGACAAGACCCATCAGACAGGTATTCGGGGGATTCCTTCATCACAAGTTGGCAATGTTTCTGCAAAAAAATCTGGTTTGGCAAGAGAAGAGAAACCCAGAAGTGTTGGGAGGTCACCTGTGAAGCATGAGCCAATTTATTCACCAAGTCAAGGTAAAGTGCACGCTAGACCACAAATGACTGGGCGAAAATCGGCCACTATCTCAGTTGACACTTCTTCTGCTTTGGGTAACAAGATTAACCCGGCAGATCGCAAATCCTCCGACCAATTAAAAAATCCAGGATCATCTGAAGTGAAGAAACCGCAAGGTTGTTCTTCTAAAGTAGTGCAGCAGACATCTGGGAACTCCCACTCTCAAAGCCATGCTACCTTAGAAAAGAATGTACTTCTGTCTAAATCAGAAAATGCCAAGGTTAAAGCTAAGCCCAGCACACAGATAGCTATGACTGCCGAGAATAAGTTAAGTGCCACTTTGTCAGATGAACGAAGCGGGAAGCTGGATCACTCTAAAGAGGACAGGTATACTGCTTTGAATTTGCTAAGTTTCTTTCTTATGTTTTGTTTGTCTACGTTTATACATGTTTAGCTATGCACTTTGTTGATGTTGCAATTTCCTCTTATGCAGATCAAATTTTGTTGATAAAGCAGATTTTGCTGAGTCTAATGCTGACTCTGACAAGTCAATTAAGCGTCTTATTGCAGCTGCTCAAGCAAAGAGAAACCATCTTGCTTCTGGTCAAGGAAATTCTGATGGCTCTTCTGCAGATAATGCTGTTCTTGCTTCCGCAGCGTATGGCTTGCCTGGACTAAGTCCTAGTCCTGTCTTTCACATTCCGTCTGCATCAAGAAATGCTATTTCAGAGGGTGACATCATGCAATCTCAAGATTCCATCTGTGAACCTGGTCATCGAGTTGATCTGAAAAAGCCAGCAGAAACTGACCATGAACATGAAAAGAGTCCAAAACCTAAGCAATCCAGCGGTTCACTGGGTGGTGGTACTGATGCAGCAATTGCACGTGATGCCCTGGAGGGAATGATAGAGACTCTGTCGAGGACAAAGGATAGTATAGGTCGTGCTACACGTCATGCAATCGAGTGCTCGAAACATGGCATTGCTGAAGAGGTACCCCCTGCACACCCACACACACATGCATTCATAGACACACACATTTTTCGATCATGTACATTCATTAATCCACATGCCATCAGCATTGCCTTTTCATCAGAAGCAAAGTACCCTTATTAATTAATTCATTATTTGTCATCAGATTGTTGAGCTTCTCATAAGGAAAATCGAGAATGAGCCCAATTTACATCGCAAGGTTGATC
It contains:
- the LOC119337152 gene encoding ENHANCER OF AG-4 protein 2-like; its protein translation is MAPASKRGAKGTKWNRDPQLGDLVLAKVKGYPFWPAKVSRPEDWNQEPTPRKFFVLFFGTKEIAFVSLQDLQLFTEEVKNDLVNQAREKRFPKRHAKGLEEALVEICKAYDELPKSSETANDVLPDRTLDMSEKPTESLVKPPDNGETPRVDQMEVDSSVDNLNTLRHGSGTEENVKDGGHDRKDIVPAVINRKKPVEKDSDHPKKKKPVTSKSATNMHLEQMEVDSSVDNLNNLRHGSGTEENVKDGGHDRKDTFPTVTNRKKSVEKNSDHPKKKKPVTSKSAINMHLEQARSPTSLFSGRETEDQKVGKEGHPTEGMLLDPTVEIVCALEVPKKEKPKMQLKTADREENKHVDGTGISGRTTPEALPGTVPTNSADKESGGFKKLKPMKQSLMDKSQRRCPDKVMLDKPNKQLTVKSPVVLSSNKKSLPGSGQRKPEGSTDMRPAKRPKLVDRANETVKTGAKSELRLPVDNGKDNSVKNEKSTSVGARNNTFPETVTTDGRTRKSGVVVSPLPRPHSERMEQAPGSATKLTGFDTAKKGSSMREDGPRVGRPLAQPRRRACRFDDDEEEEQRTPPHKTVAKSISTHVTPTDKTHQTGIRGIPSSQVGNVSAKKSGLAREEKPRSVGRSPVKHEPIYSPSQGKVHARPQMTGRKSATISVDTSSALGNKINPADRKSSDQLKNPGSSEVKKPQGCSSKVVQQTSGNSHSQSHATLEKNVLLSKSENAKVKAKPSTQIAMTAENKLSATLSDERSGKLDHSKEDRSNFVDKADFAESNADSDKSIKRLIAAAQAKRNHLASGQGNSDGSSADNAVLASAAYGLPGLSPSPVFHIPSASRNAISEGDIMQSQDSICEPGHRVDLKKPAETDHEHEKSPKPKQSSGSLGGGTDAAIARDALEGMIETLSRTKDSIGRATRHAIECSKHGIAEEIVELLIRKIENEPNLHRKVDLLFLLDSITQCSHSQKGVAGASYVPTVQAALPRLLSAAAPPVAGARENRRQCLKVLRLWLERKIMPENVLRKYMNDIEVPNDNTHAGFLLRRPSRAERSVDDPIREMDDMLVDEYGSNTTIEFSGILSSNVFVNDEDFPRIDGSLPVISLRVGRGGIQESEEIIAPNSVEEHMTVLESATSDAVMEDASVLPRNSQQIEGSALIEHDSKQEAGSEEALTNQYELPPLPEGPPPLPLDSLPPQPLPEGPPPLPLDSPPPPPPLPPSPPPATPPPPPPPLSPSSPPPPPPLPSGPPPQPAPPPPHPSIPPPVLSSPSSLGYQHAMPEYFRPPNGNQLTGNSSIQGVGNTPNFMPAGPVNAQAPVNYAPSLPPDYGSNNIFLPQQASNGNYQFQPGVSFHQGAFSAFPSAQTPPVHPHNHHTHMNPMGQQSVPPPCNSYGVQPFPNSQSQYTSEEQWRMTSGNFSPDDQHNTWLPGGRSLSCSDGSFMQDGYPRSNIDRSSMNQMSHQHAVLNHLPSGAPHPGHVVPHMLPAKPDIHALNCWRPSG